One genomic segment of Streptomyces liangshanensis includes these proteins:
- the glgC gene encoding glucose-1-phosphate adenylyltransferase — protein sequence MRGGPSVLGIVLAGGEGKRLMPLTADRAKPAVTFGGTYRLVDFVLSNLVNADILRICVLTQYKSHSLDRHVTTTWRMSSLLGNYVTPVPAQQRLGPHWYLGSADAILQSLNLVHDEQPDYIAVFGADHVYRMDPRQMLQQHIENGAGVTVAGIRVPRAEASSFGIITPASDGVQVDSFLEKPADPPGLPGDPGRVYASMGNYLFTTKVLVDALHRDAEDENSVHDMGGSILPMLTERGAAQVYDFTENHVPGETPAEHGYWRDVGTLDSYYDAHMDLISPQPAFNLDNRRWPIYTHSTQLPPARFVAGGIAGESIVSPGCVIRGQVTRSVLSPGVVISEGAVVQGSVLHDNVRIGRGAVVRNAILDKNVDVPPGATIGVNPERDAALYTVSKNGIIALGKGQVVA from the coding sequence ATGCGCGGTGGACCTTCGGTGCTCGGAATCGTTCTGGCGGGCGGGGAAGGCAAACGCCTGATGCCGCTCACGGCGGACCGGGCCAAACCGGCGGTGACGTTCGGCGGTACGTACCGCCTCGTCGACTTTGTCCTGTCCAACCTGGTGAACGCGGACATCCTGCGCATCTGCGTGCTCACGCAGTACAAGTCGCACTCACTGGACCGCCATGTGACCACCACCTGGCGGATGTCCAGCCTGCTGGGGAACTACGTCACGCCGGTCCCCGCCCAGCAGCGGCTGGGCCCGCACTGGTATCTGGGCAGCGCGGACGCGATCCTCCAGTCGCTCAACCTCGTCCACGACGAACAGCCCGACTACATCGCGGTCTTCGGCGCCGACCACGTGTACCGCATGGACCCCCGCCAGATGCTCCAGCAGCACATCGAGAACGGCGCGGGCGTCACCGTCGCCGGGATCAGAGTGCCCCGCGCCGAGGCCTCCTCCTTCGGGATCATCACCCCCGCCTCCGACGGCGTCCAGGTCGACAGCTTCCTGGAGAAGCCGGCCGACCCGCCCGGTCTGCCGGGGGACCCCGGGCGGGTCTACGCCTCGATGGGCAACTACCTTTTCACGACGAAGGTCCTCGTCGACGCCCTGCACCGGGACGCCGAGGACGAGAACTCCGTGCACGACATGGGCGGCTCCATCCTGCCGATGCTGACCGAGCGCGGCGCGGCCCAGGTGTACGACTTCACCGAGAACCACGTCCCCGGCGAGACGCCCGCCGAGCACGGCTACTGGCGCGACGTCGGCACGCTCGACTCGTACTACGACGCGCACATGGACCTGATCTCGCCCCAGCCCGCCTTCAACCTCGACAACCGCCGCTGGCCCATCTACACCCACTCCACCCAGCTGCCGCCCGCGCGCTTCGTGGCCGGCGGCATCGCGGGCGAGTCGATCGTCAGCCCCGGCTGCGTCATCCGCGGCCAGGTCACCCGCTCCGTCCTCTCGCCCGGGGTGGTGATCTCGGAGGGCGCGGTGGTGCAGGGCTCGGTGCTCCACGACAACGTACGGATCGGCCGCGGCGCGGTCGTCAGGAACGCGATCCTCGACAAGAACGTGGACGTACCGCCCGGCGCGACGATCGGCGTCAACCCCGAGCGCGACGCGGCGCTCTACACCGTCTCCAAGAACGGCATCATCGCCCTCGGCAAGGGCCAGGTCGTCGCCTGA
- a CDS encoding EfeM/EfeO family lipoprotein: MPLRDLFHHVPPGPRADAPSVRRLRRGRVTLAVCLALAGTGGALALALPGTDAPRTVAERTDPADAPDAPADGLPHTAVEASDASETCGKGWQHPRAGLQVFDVRNNTTSAAEVYLTDTTGALLGEVDGLAPGTTRPIRVTLGRGTYTFRCLVEDTDAVTGAPVRISAGPARGGPAVLPVNNHDLIPVALAYQKWVAGGFGGVVDRVDTLRDAVDRGDLAAARKAWLPAHLAFVRLGGAYGAFGDLGSAVDGTDAGLPGGPHDPDFTGFHRVEYGLWHGEPAKTLRGPADRLAADVGTLRSEWADTRMDPLDLGLRTHEITEDSIQQDLTGRSDFGSGTSLASARAGLDGTAELVTLLRPLLTPRDTGLPRIDGGLRTTGKDLDALASRGGWRAPTALPRADRERIDADFGDLAEQLASVAVIFDVRRTS, from the coding sequence GTGCCGCTACGTGACCTCTTCCACCACGTCCCCCCGGGACCGCGGGCGGACGCCCCGTCCGTCCGCCGTCTCCGACGCGGGCGGGTGACCCTCGCCGTGTGCCTCGCCCTGGCGGGTACGGGCGGCGCGCTCGCCCTCGCACTCCCCGGCACGGACGCCCCGCGTACCGTCGCCGAGCGGACGGACCCCGCCGACGCGCCGGACGCGCCCGCCGATGGGTTGCCGCACACCGCCGTCGAGGCGTCCGACGCCTCCGAGACCTGCGGCAAGGGCTGGCAGCACCCCCGCGCGGGACTCCAGGTCTTCGACGTACGCAACAACACGACCAGCGCCGCCGAGGTGTATCTCACCGACACCACGGGCGCGTTGCTCGGCGAGGTGGACGGGCTCGCGCCCGGCACCACCCGCCCGATCCGGGTCACCCTGGGCCGCGGCACCTACACCTTCCGCTGCCTGGTCGAGGACACCGACGCCGTCACCGGCGCGCCCGTACGCATCAGCGCCGGACCCGCCCGGGGCGGACCCGCGGTGCTGCCCGTCAACAACCACGACCTGATCCCCGTGGCCCTCGCCTACCAGAAGTGGGTGGCCGGCGGGTTCGGCGGTGTCGTCGACCGGGTCGACACACTGCGCGACGCGGTCGACCGGGGCGACCTGGCCGCCGCCCGCAAGGCCTGGCTCCCCGCGCACCTGGCGTTCGTCCGGCTCGGCGGCGCGTACGGCGCGTTCGGCGACCTCGGCTCCGCCGTGGACGGCACCGACGCCGGGCTCCCCGGCGGCCCGCACGACCCGGATTTCACCGGCTTCCACCGGGTCGAGTACGGGCTGTGGCACGGCGAGCCGGCGAAGACGCTGCGCGGTCCCGCCGACCGGCTGGCCGCCGACGTGGGGACCCTGCGGAGCGAGTGGGCGGACACCCGCATGGACCCGCTCGACCTGGGCCTGCGCACCCACGAGATCACCGAGGACAGCATCCAGCAGGACCTGACGGGCCGCTCCGACTTCGGCAGCGGCACCTCCCTCGCCTCGGCCCGCGCCGGACTGGACGGCACCGCCGAACTCGTGACGCTGCTGCGCCCGTTGCTGACGCCCCGCGACACCGGGCTGCCGCGGATCGACGGCGGACTGCGGACCACCGGGAAGGACCTGGACGCCCTGGCGTCCCGCGGCGGCTGGCGGGCGCCGACGGCCCTGCCCCGCGCCGACCGCGAACGGATCGACGCCGACTTCGGCGACCTGGCGGAACAGTTGGCCTCCGTGGCGGTCATCTTCGACGTACGGAGGACCTCATGA
- a CDS encoding GNAT family N-acetyltransferase, with translation MNAVSHPLDNPAYSSLTGPHAHFAERRGRLLRYPPEVSPWLGLPDEPDDEDWADVAALTGPGNTVGLAALEVPPPEGWEITFSIGGVQMIDDGVAAAPDEEAVRLGTEDVPEMLDLVARAQPGPFLPRTIEMGTYLGIRRGGALVAMAGERLRPVGHTEISAVCTDAAHRGQGLAGRLVLAVAHGIRERGDIPFLHTAARNTNAIRLYESLGFRLRRKVTFLEARVPLPDAGRVSAG, from the coding sequence ATGAACGCCGTGTCGCACCCGCTCGACAACCCCGCCTACTCCTCGCTGACCGGGCCGCACGCGCACTTCGCCGAACGGCGGGGCCGGCTGCTGCGCTACCCGCCGGAGGTCTCGCCCTGGCTGGGGCTCCCCGACGAACCGGACGACGAGGACTGGGCGGACGTCGCCGCCCTCACCGGGCCCGGCAACACCGTCGGGCTGGCCGCCCTGGAGGTTCCCCCGCCGGAAGGCTGGGAGATCACTTTCAGCATCGGCGGGGTGCAGATGATCGACGACGGTGTGGCCGCGGCCCCCGACGAGGAAGCAGTACGTCTCGGCACCGAGGACGTCCCCGAGATGCTCGACCTCGTCGCGCGCGCCCAGCCGGGACCGTTCCTGCCCCGCACCATCGAGATGGGCACCTACCTGGGCATCCGCCGCGGCGGGGCGCTTGTCGCGATGGCCGGGGAGCGGCTGCGGCCGGTCGGCCACACCGAGATCAGCGCGGTCTGCACCGACGCCGCGCATCGAGGCCAGGGACTCGCGGGACGGCTCGTCCTGGCCGTCGCCCACGGCATCCGTGAGCGCGGTGACATTCCCTTCCTGCACACGGCCGCCAGGAACACCAACGCCATCAGGCTCTACGAATCGCTGGGCTTCCGGCTCCGCAGGAAGGTCACCTTCCTCGAGGCCCGCGTCCCGCTGCCGGACGCCGGCCGGGTCAGCGCCGGGTGA
- a CDS encoding SDR family NAD(P)-dependent oxidoreductase, whose product MTVTEDNPAYGESLTHGPGIDPDRLAVCLSVLDELDKIDVDHPDAIAVRRATAGIYRTVKQRRRQERRASKTAHDRAVTEATATGSAERIDDETQGLLPSSSVAGEIAGVLRRPRSCYICKTRYVEVDAFYHQLCQSCAAENRARRDARTDLTGRRALLTGGRAKIGMYIALRLLRDGAHTTITTRFPTDAIRRFKAMEDSDEWIHRLKIVGIDLRDPAQVVALADSVAAEGPLDILINNAAQTVRRSPQAYSELLAAESAPLPAGELPASHVIGAFGSGAQAVLPSGTAEALFATDVTGLALVGGSATLARIEAGTAIDAGGLVPDLHDTNSWVQTVSDVDPVELLEVQLCNSTAPFILISRLRQAMAAAAATHTYVVNVSAMEGVFSRGYKGAGHPHTNMAKAALNMLTRTSAQEMFESDGILMTAVDTGWITDERPHPDKMRLADEGFHAPLDLIDGAARVYDPIVRGERGEALYGCFLKDYAPANW is encoded by the coding sequence ATGACGGTGACAGAGGACAACCCGGCGTACGGCGAGAGCCTGACGCACGGCCCCGGCATCGACCCCGACCGGCTGGCCGTCTGTCTGAGCGTGCTGGACGAACTCGACAAGATCGACGTCGACCACCCCGACGCGATCGCCGTGCGCCGGGCCACCGCCGGGATCTACCGGACCGTGAAGCAGCGCCGCCGCCAGGAGCGCCGCGCCTCGAAGACCGCCCACGACCGCGCCGTCACCGAGGCCACCGCCACCGGCTCCGCCGAACGCATCGACGACGAGACGCAGGGCCTGCTGCCGTCGTCGTCCGTCGCCGGCGAGATCGCGGGCGTCCTCCGGCGCCCCCGCTCCTGCTACATCTGCAAGACCCGCTACGTCGAGGTCGACGCCTTCTACCACCAGCTCTGCCAGAGCTGCGCCGCCGAGAACCGCGCCCGCCGCGACGCCCGTACGGACCTCACCGGCCGCCGCGCGCTGCTCACCGGCGGCCGGGCCAAGATCGGCATGTACATCGCGCTGCGCCTGCTGCGCGACGGCGCCCACACCACCATCACCACCCGCTTCCCCACCGACGCGATCCGCCGCTTCAAGGCGATGGAGGACAGCGACGAGTGGATCCACCGGCTCAAGATCGTCGGCATCGACCTGCGGGACCCCGCCCAGGTGGTCGCGCTCGCCGACTCCGTCGCCGCCGAGGGCCCGCTGGACATCCTGATCAACAACGCGGCCCAGACCGTACGCCGCTCCCCGCAGGCCTACAGCGAGCTGCTCGCCGCCGAGTCCGCCCCGCTGCCGGCCGGGGAACTGCCCGCCTCCCACGTCATCGGAGCCTTCGGCAGCGGCGCCCAGGCCGTCCTTCCCTCCGGCACCGCCGAGGCGCTGTTCGCCACGGACGTCACCGGGCTCGCGCTCGTCGGCGGCTCGGCCACCCTCGCCAGGATCGAGGCGGGCACCGCGATCGACGCCGGCGGGCTCGTACCCGACCTGCACGACACCAACAGCTGGGTGCAGACGGTCTCCGACGTCGACCCGGTCGAGCTGCTCGAAGTCCAGCTGTGCAACTCCACCGCGCCGTTCATCCTCATCAGCCGGCTGCGCCAGGCGATGGCCGCCGCCGCGGCGACCCACACGTACGTGGTCAACGTCTCCGCCATGGAGGGCGTTTTCAGCCGTGGTTACAAGGGCGCCGGCCACCCGCACACGAACATGGCCAAGGCCGCGCTGAACATGCTGACCCGGACCAGCGCCCAGGAGATGTTCGAGTCCGACGGCATCCTCATGACGGCCGTCGACACCGGCTGGATCACCGACGAGCGCCCGCACCCGGACAAGATGCGCCTGGCCGACGAGGGCTTCCACGCCCCCCTCGACCTCATCGACGGCGCGGCGCGCGTGTACGACCCGATCGTGCGCGGCGAGCGCGGCGAGGCGCTGTACGGCTGCTTCCTCAAGGACTACGCGCCCGCCAACTGGTAG
- a CDS encoding NADP-dependent oxidoreductase gives MTQAYVFTSHGGPETEALLELPDQPEPGPGQLLVAVRAAGVNPFDHKLRTGFQLPGAPPTQFPAVFGGEVAGVVQAVGPDVTGFAVGDAVFGSAVTGGYIESTLVPAAVAAHKPDALSFTDAATLPVAAATAYDGVNQLDLPKGATLLITGIGGGVGVAAAQIAVARGLRVVGTASAGKKEFVESLGATHVTPGPDVAARVRAVAPDGIDAVYDLVGGAALEAVAELVEDRTKLITAGDYATVTRLGGQPVQRLRNAEVLDRVAELAVSGALRPYVTRTFPLERAGEALRAVEEGHAQGKIVIEIGA, from the coding sequence ATGACCCAGGCCTATGTCTTCACCAGCCACGGCGGTCCCGAGACGGAAGCACTCCTGGAGCTGCCGGACCAGCCGGAACCCGGCCCCGGACAGTTGCTCGTCGCCGTCCGGGCCGCCGGTGTGAACCCGTTCGACCACAAACTGCGTACCGGCTTCCAGCTCCCCGGTGCCCCGCCGACCCAGTTCCCCGCCGTCTTCGGCGGTGAGGTCGCCGGCGTGGTCCAGGCGGTCGGACCCGACGTGACCGGCTTCGCGGTCGGCGACGCCGTCTTCGGCTCCGCCGTCACCGGCGGCTACATCGAGTCCACCCTCGTCCCCGCCGCCGTCGCCGCGCACAAGCCGGACGCGCTGTCCTTCACGGACGCGGCCACCCTGCCGGTCGCCGCCGCCACGGCCTACGACGGCGTGAACCAGCTCGACCTGCCCAAGGGCGCCACCCTCCTGATCACCGGCATCGGCGGCGGGGTGGGCGTCGCCGCCGCCCAGATCGCGGTCGCGCGCGGCCTGCGCGTCGTCGGCACGGCGAGCGCGGGCAAGAAGGAGTTCGTCGAGTCGCTCGGCGCCACGCACGTCACCCCGGGCCCCGACGTCGCCGCGCGCGTACGGGCCGTGGCGCCCGACGGGATCGACGCGGTGTACGACCTGGTCGGCGGCGCCGCCCTGGAGGCCGTCGCCGAGCTGGTCGAGGACCGCACGAAACTGATCACCGCGGGCGACTACGCGACCGTCACCCGCCTCGGCGGACAGCCCGTGCAGCGGCTGCGCAACGCCGAGGTCCTCGACCGGGTCGCCGAACTCGCCGTGAGCGGGGCGCTGCGGCCGTACGTGACCCGGACCTTCCCCCTGGAGCGGGCCGGCGAGGCGCTGCGCGCCGTGGAAGAGGGCCACGCCCAGGGCAAGATCGTCATCGAGATCGGAGCATGA